One part of the Prunus persica cultivar Lovell chromosome G5, Prunus_persica_NCBIv2, whole genome shotgun sequence genome encodes these proteins:
- the LOC18776404 gene encoding molybdate-anion transporter, producing MEFFYFLLFGALSAVVAALELSKNNKDRIHTSSVFNDFKNNYLLIYSLMMAGDWLQGPYVYYLYSQYGFSKGDIGQLFIAGFGSSMLFGTVVGSLADKQGRKRACITYCITYILSCFTKHFPDYKVLLLGRILGGIATSLLFSAFESWLVAEHNKRGFEQQWLSLTFSKAIFLGNGLVAIVAGLLGNLLVDTLGFGPVAPFDAAACFLAIGMAIILASWGENYGDSSENKNLITQFRGAAVAIASDEKIALLGAIQSLFEGSMYTFVFLWTPALSPNDEEIPHGFIFATFMLASMLGSSLASRLMAASSPKVESYMQIVFVVSAASLLLPIVTTLFIAPSNVKGGSMSLSGYTQLIGFCIFEACVGIFWPSIMKMRSQYIPEEARSTIMNFFRIPLNIFVCVVLYNVDAFPITIMFGMCSIFLSVAAVLQRRLMVIADGPKSKPEEWTTHERDTEAEPLND from the exons ATGGAGTTCTTCTACTTCCTTCTGTTTGGGGCTCTCTCTGCGGTTGTGGCAGCTTTGGAGCTGAGCAAGAACAACAAAGATCGCATTCATACTTCCTCTGTTTTCAATGATTTCAAGAACAACTACCTCCTCATCTACTCTCTCATGATGG CCGGGGATTGGTTGCAGGGTCCATATGTGTACTACCTCTACAGCCAGTATGGGTTCAGCAAGGGGGATATTGGACAGCTTTTTATTGCTGGGTTTGGGTCATCCATGTTGTTTGGGACAGTTGTGGGATCTCTAGCTGACAAACA GGGTCGGAAGAGGGCGTGTATTACGTACTGCATCACTTACATTCTAAGCTGCTTCACCAAACATTTTCCTGACTACAAGGTTTTACTGTTGGGACGCATATTGGGAGGCATTGCCACATCTCTACTTTTTTCAGCTTTTGAGTCTTGGCTTGTTGCAGAACACAATAAG AGGGGCTTTGAGCAGCAGTGGCTTTCATTAACATTCTCTAAGGCTATTTTTCTTGGCAATGGTCTAGTTGCCATAGTAGCTGGGCTACTTGGGAATCTTCTGGTAGATACTTTGGGATTTGGCCCAGTTGCTCCATTTGATGCTGCTGCATGCTTTTTGGCAATTGGCATGGCAATTATATTGGCATCATGGGGTGAAAATTATGGAGACTCTTCAGAAAACAAGAACTTGATCACCCAGTTCAGGGGTGCTGCTGTAGCCATTGCTTCCG ATGAGAAGATTGCTTTGCTTGGTGCCATACAGTCCCTATTTGAAGGCTCAATGTATACCTTTGTGTTCCTCTGGACTCCTGCTTTGAGCCCAAATGATGAGGAGATTCCACATGGTTTCATTTTTGCAACATTCATGCTAGCCTCAATGTTGGGAAGCTCTTTAGCATCTCGGCTGATGGCAGCTTCATCCCCCAAAGTCGAGAGCTATATGCAGATTGTATTTGTAGTCTCTGCGGCTTCGCTTCTGCTTCCCATTGTGACAACT TTATTCATTGCACCTTCCAATGTGAAAGGTGGGAGCATGTCATTATCAGGGTATACTCAGCTCATTGGCTTCTGCATATTTGAGGCCTGTGTGGGCATATTCTGGCCATCCATCATGAAAATGAGGTCCCAATACATCCCAGAGGAGGCAAGAAGCACCATCATGAACTTTTTCCGCATTCCTCTCAACATCTTTGTGTGCGTTGTGCTGTACAAT GTTGATGCATTTCCCATCACCATCATGTTTGGTATGTGCTCGATTTTCCTCTCTGTGGCTGCTGTATTGCAGAGGCGGCTTATGGTGATTGCTGATGGCCCGAAATCAA
- the LOC18777990 gene encoding uncharacterized protein LOC18777990 yields MATLTYPTTTTTSTIRATKPTLSLRKSTKLISFPLSPLKTLNLTATSTSPIKSTSSSDHTSTATTTITTTTTTSISPSPQTLKSRLQNGETLYGLFLLSFSPTLAEIAGLSGYDFVVVDMEHGHGSISQALPCLHALAAAQTPAILRLPEASAAWAKKALDLGPQGIMFPMIESSKDAKKAVSYCRFPPAGVRGSAHTVVRASSYGIDEGYLSNYEDQLLIMCQVESEEGVKHAGDIAAVDGVDCIQMGPLDLSASIGYLWDPANKKVRKMMETAEMAVLGSDPKQGGAYLAGFAMPHDAPRDLWTRGYHMVSGAVDVGLFRSAAVEDVKRFKMNLIDGSDDEQEHEKDADEKYWSE; encoded by the coding sequence ATGGCCACACTGACTtaccccaccaccaccaccacctccaccatcAGAGCCACCAAACCCACATTATCTCTCAGAAAATCCACCAAACTCATCTCCTTCCCTCTCTCCCcactcaaaaccctaaacctcaCTGCCACCTCCACCTCACCCATCAAATCAACCTCCTCCTCCGACCACACATCCACCGCCacaaccaccatcaccaccaccaccaccacctccatctccccctccccccaaACCCTCAAGTCCCGCCTCCAAAACGGCGAGACTCTCTACggcctcttcctcctctccttCTCCCCAACCCTTGCCGAGATCGCCGGCCTCTCCGGCTATGACTTTGTCGTCGTTGACATGGAGCACGGCCATGGCAGCATCTCCCAAGCCCTCCCCTGCCTCCACGCCTTGGCCGCCGCTCAAACCCCGGCCATTCTTCGCTTGCCCGAGGCCTCCGCAGCTTGGGCCAAGAAAGCCCTAGATCTGGGCCCACAAGGCATCATGTTTCCCATGATCGAATCTTCCAAGGACGCCAAGAAGGCCGTCTCCTACTGCCGCTTCCCGCCCGCCGGCGTCCGCGGGTCGGCCCACACCGTCGTTCGGGCCTCCAGCTACGGCATCGATGAAGGGTATTTGAGTAATTACGAGGATCAGCTGCTGATCATGTGCCAGGTGGAGAGCGAGGAAGGCGTGAAGCACGCAGGGGACATCGCGGCCGTCGATGGGGTTGACTGCATTCAGATGGGGCCGTTGGATCTGAGCGCCAGCATTGGGTACTTGTGGGACCCGGCGAACAAGAAGGTTAGGAAAATGATGGAGACCGCCGAGATGGCCGTGCTGGGGTCCGACCCAAAACAGGGCGGGGCCTACTTGGCTGGCTTCGCTATGCCACACGACGCGCCTCGCGATCTCTGGACACGCGGATACCACATGGTGTCGGGAGCCGTTGATGTTGGGCTGTTCAGGAGCGCTGCAGTGGAGGACGTGAAGAGGTTTAAGATGAACTTGATCGACGGTTCTGATGATGAGCAGGAGCATGAGAAAGATGCTGATGAGAAGTACTGGAGCGAATGA
- the LOC18776160 gene encoding UPF0160 protein, giving the protein MLPLVGRGFKHTLPFVFPSHHHHLRLHLSRSLMATATSAKRVGTHNGSFHCDEALGCFMIRLTDKFSNAEIVRTRDPQVLEGLDAVLDVGGVYDPSRDRYDHHQKGFEEVFGHGFKTKLSSAGLVYKHFGKEIIAKELQVDEGHLDVHRLFLAVYKSFMEAIDAVDNGINQYDTEQPPRYVNNTHLSSRVGKLNLDWIDPDQSPEKENEAFRRAMELAGSEFLSSVRFHAKSWLPARSIVMECLLARWSVDPSGEIMVLTRFCPWKLHLFELEEEMKIDPPIKYVLYQDDRSKHWRVQAVAVAPDRFESRKPLALQWRGLRDEELSKEAAIPGCVFVHMSGFIGGNQTYEGALAMAKASLKL; this is encoded by the exons ATGCTTCCGCTAGTAGGCAGAGGGTTTAAGCACACGCTACCATTCGTCTTCCCCAGCCACCACCATCACCTGCGCCTTCacctctctcgctctctcatGGCTACCGCTACTTCAGCTAAGCGAGTTGGCACTCACAATGGCAGCTTCCACTGCGACGAAGCCCTCGGCTGCTTCATGATTCGCCTCACCGACAAGTTCTCCAACGCCGAAATCGTTCGCACCCGTGACCCCCAG GTTTTGGAGGGTCTGGATGCTGTGCTTGATGTTGGGGGTGTATATGATCCTAGTAGGGATCGGTATGATCATCACCAGAAGGGCTTCGAGGAGGTGTTTGGCCATGGGTTTAAGACTAAGCTGAGTAGTGCTGGTCTGGTTTACAAG CATTTTGGGAAGGAAATAATAGCCAAGGAGCTTCAAGTTGATGAAGGCCACCTAGATGTGCATCGGTTGTTCTTGGCTGTTTACAAAAGCTTTATGGAG GCAATTGATGCTGTTGACAATGGGATCAATCAGTACGATACGGAACAGCCTCCAAGATATGTGAATAACACACACTTGTCTTCAAGGGTAGGCAAGTTGAATTTGGATTGGATAGATCCTGATCAATCACCTGAGAAGGAGAATGAAGCCTTTCGTCGAGCCATGGAACTGGCTGGCAGTGAGTTTTTAAGC AGTGTTCGTTTTCATGCAAAATCATGGTTACCAGCACGGTCTATTGTAATGGAGTGTCTCTTAGCAAGATGGAGTGTTGATCCTAGTGGAGAAATCATGGTTTTGACTCGATTCTGCCCT TGGAAGCTTCATTTATTTGAACTTGAAGAAGAGATGAAGATTGACCCTCCCATAAAATATGTTCTCTATCAG GATGATAGGAGCAAACACTGGCGAGTTCAAGCGGTGGCAGTAGCTCCTGATAGATTTGAGAGCCGAAAGCCTCTAGCATTGCAATGGCGAGGACTTAGGGATGAGGAGCTCTCGAAGGAGGCTGCGATCCCCGGATGTGTTTTTGTCCACATGAGTGGGTTTATTGGAGGAAATCAAACATATGAGGGCGCTCTGGCCATGGCAAAAGCTAGTTTGAAGCTTTGA
- the LOC18777999 gene encoding uncharacterized protein LOC18777999, which yields MPLTINLTWVSSTIPISLLPRELITASKTCSTIFHRASSPSTSRPLIVKCTRSTSGESGSLKDALSGIVGEQVEELLKREENRDLLDGLEKASQRVEMAKRELAEIEKQELEAKRVRDYINQLESRASEIAECQKEILEAKAMVEEAERALSQDGDQLGDGYGFSETGNGEIDKDKERWQSIKAASISALVGTVAGLPFSFTQVSSSSELILPLAITFVSCALFGVTFRYAVRRDLDDVHLKTGAPAAFGVVKGLATLDGGQPLQLNAGSFLLHAFHGALYVSESLFVFLSAAIALDYCFKARLLSPFPVKNPVSGSNSR from the exons ATGCCCTTAACCATCAATCTCACTTGGGTTTCCTCCACAATCCCCATATCTCTCCTCCCAAGAGAACTCATCACAGCATCAAAAACCTGCTCTACAATCTTTCACAGagcttcttctccttcaacaTCTCGTCCCCTCATAGTCAAATGCACGAGAAGCACCTCTGGAGAGAGCGGTAGCTTGAAGGACGCACTGAGTGGCATTGTGGGAGAGCAAGTAGAGGAGCTcttaaaaagagaagagaacagGGATTTGCTTGATGGGTTGGAAAAGGCATCTCAAAGGGTAGAGATGGCTAAGAGAGAGCTGGCTGAGATTGAGAAACAAGAACTTGAGGCAAAGCGTGTGAGAGATTATATTAACCAACTTGAAAGCAGGGCTTCTGAG ATTGCAGAATGTCAAAAGGAGATATTAGAAGCAAAAGCCATGGTTGAAGAAGCTGAGCGTGCCCTCTCACAAGATGGGGATCAACTTGGAGATGGATATGGATTTTCAGAGACTGGAAATGGGGAAATTGACAAGGATAAAGAGAGATGGCAATCCATAAAAGCAGCTTCTATTTCTGCCCTTGTCGGCACCGTTGCTGGATTGCCCTTCTCCTTCACTCAGGTGTCCAGCAGTTCAGAGCTGATACTCCCTCTGGCAATCACATTTGTTAGCTGTGCACTATTTGGAGTTACCTTTCGATATGCAGTTCGAAGAGACTTGGATGATGTTCATCTTAAGACAGGAGCACCTGCAGCTTTCGGAGTTGTCAAAG GTCTTGCTACACTGGATGGTGGACAACCTCTTCAGCTAAATGCTGGTAGCTTCTTATTACATGCTTTTCATGGTGCACTCTATGTATCTGAgagtctttttgtttttctttctgctGCTATTGCCCTGGATTATTGTTTTAAGGCAAGGCTCTTGAGTCCTTTTCCTGTCAAGAATCCTGTATCAGGATCCAATTCTAGATGA
- the LOC18776231 gene encoding uncharacterized protein LOC18776231 isoform X1 — MVSIHFSSTIHRLKPPPPHPSQLCNLKPSFLSKSNKSPNTRKKIGTRYRTCRAEFSNDAPFAAAIGACMLSSLVLPVTTPEDDGGGGSPMDSTDARFAVMGIVSFIPYFNWLSWIFAFLDTGKRRYAVYALVYLVPYLRSNLSLSPEESWLPIASIVLCIIHVQLEASIKNGDLQGFQLFSEAAKHTSFTSRKKDLTGHEGTSEEGRKRENKNLPSSEEIGRWGVPKNPLQDHEHSNEDWDDDERSKH, encoded by the exons ATGGTTTCAATCCACTTCTCTTCTACTATCCACCGTCTGAAACCACCACCGCCTCATCCCTCTCAGCTCTGCAACCTCAAACCCTCTTTCCTTTCCAAAAGCAACAAATCCCCAAACACGAGGAAGAAGATCGGCACCAGATACAGAACGTGCAGAGCGGAGTTCTCAAACGACGCACCGTTTGCTGCAGCCATCGGCGCCTGCATGCTCTCTTCTCTGGTGCTTCCGGTCACTACTCCAGAGGACGATGGCGGCGGCGGTTCGCCTATGGATTCTACCGATGCCAGGTTTGCAGTCATGGGCATCGTTAGCTTCATTCCCTACTTCAATTGGCTG AGTTGGATTTTTGCGTTTCTGGATACCGGGAAAAGGCGTTATGCGGTGTATGCGCTTGTCTACTTGGTTCCCTACCTCAG GTCGAATTTGTCATTGTCTCCTGAGGAGAGCTGGCTGCCTATTGCTAGCATTGTTCTGTGCATTATTCATGTCCAG CTGGAAGCCAGTATTAAAAATGGAGATCTTCAGGGCTTTCAATTGTTTAGCGAGGCTGCAAAGCATACATCATTCACGAGTAGAAAGAAAGATCTGACTGGGCATGAAGGGACCTCTGAGGAG GggaggaaaagagaaaataagaaCCTGCCATCCAGCGAAGAGATTGGGAGGTGGGGAGTTCCCAAGAATCCTTTACAAGATCATGAACACTCGAATGAAGATTGGGATGATGATGAAAGAAGCAAACACTAG
- the LOC18776231 gene encoding uncharacterized protein LOC18776231 isoform X2, with protein MVSIHFSSTIHRLKPPPPHPSQLCNLKPSFLSKSNKSPNTRKKIGTRYRTCRAEFSNDAPFAAAIGACMLSSLVLPVTTPEDDGGGGSPMDSTDARFAVMGIVSFIPYFNWLSWIFAFLDTGKRRYAVYALVYLVPYLRSNLSLSPEESWLPIASIVLCIIHVQLEASIKNGDLQGFQLFSEAAKHTSFTSRKKDLTGHEGTSEEVLTT; from the exons ATGGTTTCAATCCACTTCTCTTCTACTATCCACCGTCTGAAACCACCACCGCCTCATCCCTCTCAGCTCTGCAACCTCAAACCCTCTTTCCTTTCCAAAAGCAACAAATCCCCAAACACGAGGAAGAAGATCGGCACCAGATACAGAACGTGCAGAGCGGAGTTCTCAAACGACGCACCGTTTGCTGCAGCCATCGGCGCCTGCATGCTCTCTTCTCTGGTGCTTCCGGTCACTACTCCAGAGGACGATGGCGGCGGCGGTTCGCCTATGGATTCTACCGATGCCAGGTTTGCAGTCATGGGCATCGTTAGCTTCATTCCCTACTTCAATTGGCTG AGTTGGATTTTTGCGTTTCTGGATACCGGGAAAAGGCGTTATGCGGTGTATGCGCTTGTCTACTTGGTTCCCTACCTCAG GTCGAATTTGTCATTGTCTCCTGAGGAGAGCTGGCTGCCTATTGCTAGCATTGTTCTGTGCATTATTCATGTCCAG CTGGAAGCCAGTATTAAAAATGGAGATCTTCAGGGCTTTCAATTGTTTAGCGAGGCTGCAAAGCATACATCATTCACGAGTAGAAAGAAAGATCTGACTGGGCATGAAGGGACCTCTGAGGAGGTATTAACTACTTAG
- the LOC18777880 gene encoding serine/threonine-protein kinase 4 isoform X2 yields MTHPRVNIPITLYSLRHVSTSHFSEFTSQVLLRVLFSFFTLYRLFLFASHGGQRVYIISSKRRAHSLKTARNSVSGIAKAQVLASRFFSKRRSMGRMGANSRSHSANPSDYKLLEEVGYGASATVYRAIYLPFNEVVAVKCLDLDRCGSNFEDIRREAQTMSLIDHPNVVKAYCSFVVERNLWVIMPFMAEGSCLHLMKIAYPDGFEESAIGSILKETLKALVYLHKQGHIHRDVKAGNILLDTNGVVKLADFGVSACLFDAADRQRSRNTFVGTPCWMAPEVLQPGSGYNSKADIWSFGITALELAHGHAPFSKYPPMKVLLMTIQNAPPGLDYDRDKKFSKSFKEMVAMCLVKDQTKRPTAEKLLKHSFFKNAKPPELSIKKLFTDLPPLWNRVKALQLKDAAQLALKKMPSAEQEAISQSEYQRGVSAWNFDVEDLKAQASLVRDDDDIPEMMEEDEKLKSVVSYKEATGCQSSLGKLNENSEPYWTEYKEVNDYEAQQVESLNKKGKVLESNILESGGQQKTAWKKNESSSEATASTSEKDMVQAKNKNLSVKSRQTQSGPLTPGAVLSHSVSERARIFERSENENQPAIDKAKCEVRRTPSFSGPLMLPNRASANSLSAPIKSSGGFRDSLDDKSKANLVQIKGRFSVTSENLDLVKGSPLRKSASVGDWVFESRQMPTTPSAKELNNSNIPASLLLPHLQNLFQQTSIQQDIIMNLLSTLQPAEAVEGTQNGKLPPLPRSSETNGSVEAAVSERERLLLLKVSELQARMNNLSDELTAEKTRHIQLQQQLNAVSGQEENGDGR; encoded by the exons ATGACCCATCCACGTGTCAACATCCCCATCACCCTTTACAGCCTCCGACACGTCAGCACCTCACATTTCAGTGAATTCACAAGCCAAGTTCTGCTCCGagttctcttctctttcttcactCTCTATCGCCTTTTCCTTTTCGCTTCTCATGGCGGTCAACGAGTTTATATAATATCATCGAAACGCAGAGCCCATAGCCTCAAAACGGCACGCAACTCTGTTTCAGGTATAGCCAAAGCGCAAGTCCTCGCTAGTCGCTTCTTCTCCAAGAGGAGGAGCATGGGGAGGATGGGAGCCAATTCCAGGTCTCACTCTGCGAACCCCAGCGACTACAAGCTTCTGGAAGAGGTTGGCTATGGCGCCAGTGCTACAGTGTACAGAGCGATCTATCTCCCTTTCAATGAAGTCGTCGCTGTAAAATGTTTGGATCTCGATCGCTGCGGCAGCAATTTC GAAGATATACGGAGGGAGGCGCAAACGATGAGCTTGATAGATCACCCAAATGTTGTAAAGGCGTATTGTTCATTTGTTGTCGAGCGAAACCTTTGGGTGATCATGCCATTCATGGCAGAGGGTTCTTGTTTGCACCTCATGAAAATCGCATATCCGGATGGGTTTGAGGAATCTGCGATCGGTTCTATCCTTAAGGAAACCCTAAAGGCTCTGGTTTACCTTCATAAACAAGGTCATATTCACCGAGATGTTAAG GCGGGAAACATACTACTTGATACTAATGGGGTGGTGAAACTTGCCGACTTTGGTGTTTCAGCTTGCTTGTTTGATGCAGCTGATAGGCAACGCTCAAGAAACACTTTCGTAGGAACGCCATGCTG GATGGCACCAGAGGTATTGCAACCAGGAAGTGGATACAATTCCAA GGCTGACATTTGGTCATTTGGTATAACGGCATTGGAGTTGGCCCATGGTCATGCACCATTTTCAAAGTACCCTCCAATGAAG GTTCTCCTCATGACCATACAGAATGCCCCTCCAGGACTTGATTATGATCGTGATAAAAAGTTCTCTAAG TCTTTTAAAGAAATGGTTGCAATGTGCTTGGTAAAAGATCAAACAAAGAGACCAACAGCAGAGAAATTATTGAAACACTCCTTTTTCAAGAACGCAAAACCTCCAGAGCTTTCTATAAAGAAATTGTTTACAGACTTGCCACCACTTTGGAATCGTGTAAAAGCACTCCAG CTTAAAGATGCAGCACAACTGGCTTTGAAGAAAATGCCTTCAGCAGAGCAAGAGGCAATATCACAG AGTGAGTACCAGCGAGGAGTCAGCGCCTGGAACTTTGATGTTGAGGATTTAAAAGCCCAAGCATCCCTG GTgcgagatgatgatgatattccagaaatgatggaagaagatgaaaagttGAAATCCGTTGTTAGTTATAAG GAAGCAACTGGTTGCCAATCCAGTTTGGGGAAGTTGAACGAAAATAGTGAACCATATTGGACGGAATACAAAGAAGTAAATGATTATGAGGCACAACAGGTTGAAAGCTTGAACAAAAAAGGCAAGGTTCTTGAAAGTAATATACTGGAATCTGGTGGCCAGCAGAAAACAGCctggaagaaaaatgaatcaAGCTCTGAGGCAACAGCATCTACATCAGAAAAAGACATGGTACAGGCCAAGAATAAAAATCTATCGGTGAAAAGTCGTCAAACGCAGAGTGGCCCACTCACACCTGGTGCTGTGCTTAGTCATTCAGTATCAGAAAGGGCTCGCATCTTTGAAAG GAGTGAGAATGAAAATCAACCGGCAATTGATAAAGCTAAATGTGAAGTACGACGAACACCAAGCTTTAGTGGTCCACTGATGCTTCCAAATCGAGCTTCGGCAAACAGTTTATCAGCTCCTATAAAATCTTCTGGAG GTTTTAGAGATTCTTTGGATGACAAGTCAAAGGCTAATTTGGTGCAAATTAAGGGGAGGTTTTCAGTGACATCAGAAAATTTAGATCTTGTAAAG gGATCACCTCTAAGAAAGTCAGCAAGCGTTGGTGATTGGGTATTTGAATCCAGGCAAATG CCTACCACTCCGTCTGCCAAGGAGTTGAACAACAGCAACATACCTGCATCACTTCTCTTGCCTCACCTTCAGAATCTTTTTCAGCAGACGTCGATTCAACAG GAtataattatgaatttactgaGCACCTTGCAACCAGCTGAGGCAGTAGAAG GTACTCAAAATGGAAAGTTGCCTCCACTGCCCCGCAGTTCTGAGACCAATGGAAGT GTTGAAGCTGCAGTTTCTGAGAGGGAGCGTTTATTGCTCCTCAAGGTCTCTGAGCTTCAAGCTAG gaTGAACAACTTGAGTGATGAACTGACTGCTGAAAAGACGAGACACATTCAA TTGCAGCAACAGCTGAATGCTGTATCTGGGCAGGAAGAAAATGGGGACGGAAGATAA
- the LOC18777880 gene encoding serine/threonine-protein kinase 4 isoform X1, translated as MTHPRVNIPITLYSLRHVSTSHFSEFTSQVLLRVLFSFFTLYRLFLFASHGGQRVYIISSKRRAHSLKTARNSVSGIAKAQVLASRFFSKRRSMGRMGANSRSHSANPSDYKLLEEVGYGASATVYRAIYLPFNEVVAVKCLDLDRCGSNFEDIRREAQTMSLIDHPNVVKAYCSFVVERNLWVIMPFMAEGSCLHLMKIAYPDGFEESAIGSILKETLKALVYLHKQGHIHRDVKAGNILLDTNGVVKLADFGVSACLFDAADRQRSRNTFVGTPCWMAPEVLQPGSGYNSKADIWSFGITALELAHGHAPFSKYPPMKVLLMTIQNAPPGLDYDRDKKFSKSFKEMVAMCLVKDQTKRPTAEKLLKHSFFKNAKPPELSIKKLFTDLPPLWNRVKALQLKDAAQLALKKMPSAEQEAISQSEYQRGVSAWNFDVEDLKAQASLVRDDDDIPEMMEEDEKLKSVVSYKEATGCQSSLGKLNENSEPYWTEYKEVNDYEAQQVESLNKKGKVLESNILESGGQQKTAWKKNESSSEATASTSEKDMVQAKNKNLSVKSRQTQSGPLTPGAVLSHSVSERARIFERSENENQPAIDKAKCEVRRTPSFSGPLMLPNRASANSLSAPIKSSGGFRDSLDDKSKANLVQIKGRFSVTSENLDLVKDIPSSTIPRRSSQGSPLRKSASVGDWVFESRQMPTTPSAKELNNSNIPASLLLPHLQNLFQQTSIQQDIIMNLLSTLQPAEAVEGTQNGKLPPLPRSSETNGSVEAAVSERERLLLLKVSELQARMNNLSDELTAEKTRHIQLQQQLNAVSGQEENGDGR; from the exons ATGACCCATCCACGTGTCAACATCCCCATCACCCTTTACAGCCTCCGACACGTCAGCACCTCACATTTCAGTGAATTCACAAGCCAAGTTCTGCTCCGagttctcttctctttcttcactCTCTATCGCCTTTTCCTTTTCGCTTCTCATGGCGGTCAACGAGTTTATATAATATCATCGAAACGCAGAGCCCATAGCCTCAAAACGGCACGCAACTCTGTTTCAGGTATAGCCAAAGCGCAAGTCCTCGCTAGTCGCTTCTTCTCCAAGAGGAGGAGCATGGGGAGGATGGGAGCCAATTCCAGGTCTCACTCTGCGAACCCCAGCGACTACAAGCTTCTGGAAGAGGTTGGCTATGGCGCCAGTGCTACAGTGTACAGAGCGATCTATCTCCCTTTCAATGAAGTCGTCGCTGTAAAATGTTTGGATCTCGATCGCTGCGGCAGCAATTTC GAAGATATACGGAGGGAGGCGCAAACGATGAGCTTGATAGATCACCCAAATGTTGTAAAGGCGTATTGTTCATTTGTTGTCGAGCGAAACCTTTGGGTGATCATGCCATTCATGGCAGAGGGTTCTTGTTTGCACCTCATGAAAATCGCATATCCGGATGGGTTTGAGGAATCTGCGATCGGTTCTATCCTTAAGGAAACCCTAAAGGCTCTGGTTTACCTTCATAAACAAGGTCATATTCACCGAGATGTTAAG GCGGGAAACATACTACTTGATACTAATGGGGTGGTGAAACTTGCCGACTTTGGTGTTTCAGCTTGCTTGTTTGATGCAGCTGATAGGCAACGCTCAAGAAACACTTTCGTAGGAACGCCATGCTG GATGGCACCAGAGGTATTGCAACCAGGAAGTGGATACAATTCCAA GGCTGACATTTGGTCATTTGGTATAACGGCATTGGAGTTGGCCCATGGTCATGCACCATTTTCAAAGTACCCTCCAATGAAG GTTCTCCTCATGACCATACAGAATGCCCCTCCAGGACTTGATTATGATCGTGATAAAAAGTTCTCTAAG TCTTTTAAAGAAATGGTTGCAATGTGCTTGGTAAAAGATCAAACAAAGAGACCAACAGCAGAGAAATTATTGAAACACTCCTTTTTCAAGAACGCAAAACCTCCAGAGCTTTCTATAAAGAAATTGTTTACAGACTTGCCACCACTTTGGAATCGTGTAAAAGCACTCCAG CTTAAAGATGCAGCACAACTGGCTTTGAAGAAAATGCCTTCAGCAGAGCAAGAGGCAATATCACAG AGTGAGTACCAGCGAGGAGTCAGCGCCTGGAACTTTGATGTTGAGGATTTAAAAGCCCAAGCATCCCTG GTgcgagatgatgatgatattccagaaatgatggaagaagatgaaaagttGAAATCCGTTGTTAGTTATAAG GAAGCAACTGGTTGCCAATCCAGTTTGGGGAAGTTGAACGAAAATAGTGAACCATATTGGACGGAATACAAAGAAGTAAATGATTATGAGGCACAACAGGTTGAAAGCTTGAACAAAAAAGGCAAGGTTCTTGAAAGTAATATACTGGAATCTGGTGGCCAGCAGAAAACAGCctggaagaaaaatgaatcaAGCTCTGAGGCAACAGCATCTACATCAGAAAAAGACATGGTACAGGCCAAGAATAAAAATCTATCGGTGAAAAGTCGTCAAACGCAGAGTGGCCCACTCACACCTGGTGCTGTGCTTAGTCATTCAGTATCAGAAAGGGCTCGCATCTTTGAAAG GAGTGAGAATGAAAATCAACCGGCAATTGATAAAGCTAAATGTGAAGTACGACGAACACCAAGCTTTAGTGGTCCACTGATGCTTCCAAATCGAGCTTCGGCAAACAGTTTATCAGCTCCTATAAAATCTTCTGGAG GTTTTAGAGATTCTTTGGATGACAAGTCAAAGGCTAATTTGGTGCAAATTAAGGGGAGGTTTTCAGTGACATCAGAAAATTTAGATCTTGTAAAG GATATTCCATCAAGTACAATACCTCGTCGATCTTCACAG gGATCACCTCTAAGAAAGTCAGCAAGCGTTGGTGATTGGGTATTTGAATCCAGGCAAATG CCTACCACTCCGTCTGCCAAGGAGTTGAACAACAGCAACATACCTGCATCACTTCTCTTGCCTCACCTTCAGAATCTTTTTCAGCAGACGTCGATTCAACAG GAtataattatgaatttactgaGCACCTTGCAACCAGCTGAGGCAGTAGAAG GTACTCAAAATGGAAAGTTGCCTCCACTGCCCCGCAGTTCTGAGACCAATGGAAGT GTTGAAGCTGCAGTTTCTGAGAGGGAGCGTTTATTGCTCCTCAAGGTCTCTGAGCTTCAAGCTAG gaTGAACAACTTGAGTGATGAACTGACTGCTGAAAAGACGAGACACATTCAA TTGCAGCAACAGCTGAATGCTGTATCTGGGCAGGAAGAAAATGGGGACGGAAGATAA